A single region of the Chryseobacterium culicis genome encodes:
- the rplL gene encoding 50S ribosomal protein L7/L12: MSDLKNLAETLVNLTVKDVNELAAILKDEYGIEPAAAAVVVAAGGAGEAAEEKTEFDVILKSAGASKLAIVKLVKDLTGAGLKEAKDIVDGAPAPIKQGVSKDEAEALKKQLEEAGAEVELK; the protein is encoded by the coding sequence ATGTCAGATTTAAAAAATTTAGCTGAAACGCTAGTAAACCTAACTGTAAAAGACGTAAACGAATTAGCTGCTATCCTTAAGGATGAGTACGGAATTGAGCCAGCTGCTGCTGCTGTAGTAGTTGCTGCAGGTGGTGCAGGTGAAGCTGCTGAAGAAAAGACTGAATTCGACGTAATTCTTAAGTCTGCAGGTGCTTCTAAATTAGCTATCGTTAAATTAGTAAAAGATTTAACTGGTGCTGGTCTTAAAGAAGCTAAAGATATCGTAGATGGTGCTCCTGCTCCAATCAAGCAAGGTGTTTCTAAAGACGAAGCTGAAGCTCTTAAGAAGCAATTAGAAGAAGCTGGTGCTGAAGTAGAATTGAAATAA
- the rplJ gene encoding 50S ribosomal protein L10, giving the protein MTKDQKVVAIQEIKDLLQDAKVVYVADLNGLNAAKSSDFRRQAFKQNIKVKVVKNTLLQKAMEQIEGVDYSEMFETFKGNSALMIAETANAPAKLIKDFRKKDEKPALKSAFVQETFYVGDNNLDTLVSIKSREEMIGEIIGLLQSPIQRVVSALQNKSETVEAQAEEAAAPVVEETPAAEAPEAPAAESTDETPAAE; this is encoded by the coding sequence ATGACAAAAGACCAAAAAGTTGTAGCAATACAAGAGATCAAAGACTTGCTTCAGGATGCAAAAGTAGTATACGTAGCAGATCTAAATGGTTTGAACGCTGCTAAATCTTCAGATTTCAGAAGACAGGCTTTCAAGCAAAATATCAAAGTGAAAGTGGTGAAAAATACACTTTTACAAAAAGCAATGGAGCAGATTGAAGGAGTAGATTACTCTGAAATGTTTGAAACTTTCAAAGGTAACTCTGCTTTAATGATTGCTGAGACAGCTAACGCTCCTGCAAAATTAATCAAAGATTTTAGAAAGAAAGACGAGAAGCCGGCTTTGAAGTCTGCTTTCGTACAAGAAACTTTCTATGTTGGTGACAACAACCTTGATACTCTAGTAAGCATCAAGTCTAGAGAAGAAATGATCGGTGAAATCATCGGATTACTTCAGTCTCCAATTCAAAGAGTTGTTTCTGCTCTTCAAAACAAATCTGAAACTGTAGAAGCTCAAGCTGAAGAAGCTGCTGCTCCTGTGGTAGAAGAAACTCCTGCTGCTGAAGCTCCAGAAGCTCCTGCTGCAGAAAGCACTGACGAAACGCCAGCTGCTGAATAA